The Pseudomonas sp. R4-35-07 nucleotide sequence CACCCCGTGCAACTCCCGCTTGGTCACTTCGTGGGCGATGGCCTCTTCGAAATCGCTGATAAAACTCACGGCGGTTTTCACCTTGTGTTTCAGGTAAGCCGAGAGCGACCAATACCCGTAGCCATAGCGCGCTCGCCAGTGATTGAGCCAGCGGTTCAAGGTAAGGGTAAACTCGTAGGCCGAGTCGCCCAGGAAGGCGAGCCAGCGGTGATAACGGGTGATCACATCGAACTGATCGCCATGGATTACCAGCAGATGGCGACCGTCGGCGGTCACGTGCACGGCCTCGTCCACCAGTTGGATATTGCCCAGGATCAGCTTGGAATAGCGCCTTAGAAACTCGTCATGGTTGCCGGTGACGTAAATCACCTCGGTGCCGCGTTTGGCCATGGTCAGCAGGCGGCGAATGACGTTGGTGTGGGCTTGCGGCCAATACATGCCGCCACG carries:
- a CDS encoding UDP-2,3-diacylglucosamine diphosphatase → MTRAELAKPSRKQRVRTLWISDVHLGTRDCQAEHLSHFLKGYHADKVYLVGDIIDGWKMRGGMYWPQAHTNVIRRLLTMAKRGTEVIYVTGNHDEFLRRYSKLILGNIQLVDEAVHVTADGRHLLVIHGDQFDVITRYHRWLAFLGDSAYEFTLTLNRWLNHWRARYGYGYWSLSAYLKHKVKTAVSFISDFEEAIAHEVTKRELHGVVCGHIHHAEIRKVGEVDYLNCGDWVESCTALIEHWDGHIELYRLADAQARDAQLKAEMVTS